The following proteins are co-located in the Oceanispirochaeta sp. genome:
- a CDS encoding uroporphyrinogen decarboxylase family protein, giving the protein ELDIYRKLDVDKIVWLGIPYKGVVLKDPNEHQEVNHWGVRFEEIEANEGVAYGEVSFNPLKDMNSIEDLEQYPWPDPDDFDYETAAREANKLARDFVTLGPLISLFEVYCQMRGLEQALMDTVIAPDFLHKALGFIADSQGEMVRRFLKAADGAIDLVFISDDMGSQNSLLMSPDSFDEFIFPHLKKWCDMVHSYGARTFFHTDGASEPIIPRLIEAGVDVLNPIQHVCPGMECTSLKEKYGDKIIFHGGVENQKILPFGSASEVVSETKLCLNELGPEGYIPCSCHFAQAGTPEENIIALLDTVKNHRIS; this is encoded by the coding sequence TGAACTGGATATTTACAGAAAACTGGATGTTGATAAGATTGTCTGGCTCGGAATTCCTTATAAGGGCGTCGTCCTGAAAGACCCGAATGAGCATCAGGAAGTGAATCATTGGGGTGTCAGATTTGAAGAGATCGAGGCGAATGAGGGCGTTGCCTATGGCGAGGTAAGTTTCAATCCCTTAAAAGATATGAATTCTATTGAGGATCTGGAACAGTATCCCTGGCCTGACCCTGATGACTTTGACTATGAAACCGCTGCCAGGGAAGCAAATAAGCTGGCCCGAGACTTTGTAACTTTAGGACCCTTGATATCTTTGTTTGAAGTGTATTGTCAGATGCGGGGACTGGAACAGGCTCTGATGGACACGGTGATAGCCCCTGATTTCCTTCACAAGGCACTGGGATTTATAGCGGACTCCCAGGGAGAGATGGTACGGCGATTTCTTAAAGCAGCCGATGGAGCCATCGACCTTGTCTTTATCAGTGATGATATGGGCTCCCAGAACAGCCTTCTCATGTCACCGGATTCATTTGATGAATTTATATTTCCCCATCTTAAAAAATGGTGCGACATGGTTCACTCCTACGGAGCCCGAACATTCTTCCATACAGACGGAGCGTCAGAACCTATCATCCCAAGACTGATAGAGGCCGGTGTAGATGTACTCAACCCGATACAGCATGTCTGTCCAGGTATGGAATGTACATCCCTTAAAGAAAAATACGGAGATAAAATCATCTTTCACGGCGGTGTTGAAAATCAGAAGATCCTCCCCTTCGGCAGTGCCTCGGAAGTTGTTTCCGAAACAAAACTCTGCCTGAATGAACTTGGCCCCGAGGGATATATCCCCTGTTCATGTCATTTTGCACAGGCCGGCACACCAGAAGAAAATATCATAGCTTTGTTGGATACCGTTAAAAATCATAGAATTTCCTGA
- a CDS encoding LacI family DNA-binding transcriptional regulator → MSTIKSSKKYIQIAEMILEEIHKGKWKEGDAIPTVRTLAEMYNVSPQTANKATTHLAGMGIIASRQGSGSILTGKKSITTGPKIPMLIDKARSSYLRGENTAVGYHGKELYLNYLHAMNEEGAEPVLIVYNKGETEISEETRGILESCKGVLIQGSLPSCYLDYLEKNDIPSVVINRVLDQNLKGRFGSVIMDCSGLEQLSAYMSSLGHKKYLYAFSNEFEMTTVYDHRRTVIQKSLNGNCRIPQPEITDFTFSPGSNEDAEKLKDLIVEGFTAIFCFNDICALRIYDLLHQMEIRIPEEVSVCGFDDLFMAEMAAPPLTTVKVDRNLLLSSSLVLLKEIMTMSTPCSITNSCRTELVIRRSCWQKPA, encoded by the coding sequence ATGTCAACAATAAAAAGCAGCAAAAAATATATACAGATTGCAGAAATGATCCTTGAAGAGATACATAAAGGGAAGTGGAAGGAAGGAGATGCAATTCCCACCGTCAGAACTCTTGCTGAAATGTACAACGTCAGTCCTCAGACTGCCAACAAAGCAACAACCCACCTTGCCGGAATGGGAATAATTGCCTCAAGACAGGGATCAGGTTCTATCTTAACAGGCAAAAAAAGCATCACCACAGGCCCAAAAATCCCGATGCTCATAGACAAGGCAAGATCATCCTATCTTCGGGGGGAAAATACTGCGGTCGGTTATCACGGAAAAGAACTGTATCTGAATTATCTTCATGCCATGAATGAGGAGGGAGCAGAACCCGTTTTGATTGTATACAACAAAGGGGAGACAGAGATCTCAGAAGAGACTAGAGGTATTCTGGAGAGTTGTAAAGGTGTCCTGATACAAGGATCTCTTCCCTCGTGCTATCTGGATTATCTGGAAAAAAACGACATTCCCTCTGTGGTTATCAATAGAGTCTTGGATCAAAATTTGAAAGGGAGATTTGGTTCGGTCATAATGGATTGCAGCGGCCTGGAGCAGTTATCCGCATATATGTCCAGTTTGGGACATAAAAAGTACCTGTATGCCTTTTCCAATGAATTTGAAATGACAACTGTTTATGACCACCGACGTACCGTAATACAGAAAAGCCTTAATGGAAACTGCAGAATACCACAACCTGAAATCACGGACTTTACTTTCTCTCCTGGATCCAATGAAGATGCAGAGAAACTGAAGGATCTTATCGTTGAGGGATTCACAGCCATCTTTTGCTTCAATGACATATGCGCCCTCCGGATATACGACCTTCTTCACCAGATGGAGATAAGAATTCCTGAGGAAGTATCTGTCTGCGGCTTTGATGATCTGTTTATGGCCGAGATGGCAGCACCCCCTTTGACTACGGTCAAAGTAGACAGAAATCTACTACTAAGCAGTTCTCTCGTACTTTTAAAAGAAATCATGACCATGTCAACTCCCTGTTCAATTACAAACTCCTGCAGGACAGAACTTGTCATCAGACGATCCTGCTGGCAGAAACCCGCATAA
- a CDS encoding sugar ABC transporter permease: protein MQKQKIKNKSLVNHRELWIMLIPVLLYFLLFKYLPMGGVIIALQRYSPFKGVLGSPWVGLEYFRQFFTSIYFGRVLKNTLMIGLFDLVFGFPAPIILALLLNGLRNKSFKKITQTVTLLPHFVSYVVVAGIALNMLSPSTGVINAFRVKLGLESIYFMQESKYFWGIFTTMRIIKESGFSAIIYLAALSSIDPTLYEAARCDGASRPQQLKYVTLPGIIPTIIIMFIIKVGKIISISFEQVLLLQNDVILDTSEVISTLVYRRGLVNADYSYATAVGLFETFVALVLVLSSNALARRMKSESYLW, encoded by the coding sequence ATGCAGAAGCAAAAAATCAAAAATAAAAGTCTTGTGAATCACCGGGAACTGTGGATTATGCTGATTCCAGTACTCCTGTACTTCCTTCTATTCAAATACCTGCCAATGGGGGGCGTTATTATTGCACTGCAGCGATACAGCCCCTTTAAAGGAGTTCTTGGTAGTCCCTGGGTTGGTCTTGAATACTTTCGCCAGTTTTTCACTTCCATTTACTTTGGAAGGGTTCTAAAAAATACTCTGATGATCGGTTTATTCGATCTTGTATTCGGGTTTCCAGCTCCGATCATCTTAGCACTCCTTCTAAACGGATTAAGGAATAAATCCTTTAAGAAGATAACTCAGACTGTGACACTGCTCCCCCACTTTGTTTCTTATGTGGTTGTCGCAGGAATAGCACTGAATATGCTGTCACCCAGCACAGGAGTCATAAATGCCTTCCGCGTAAAACTTGGGCTTGAAAGCATCTATTTCATGCAGGAGTCAAAGTATTTCTGGGGGATTTTCACCACCATGCGGATAATAAAAGAATCGGGATTTTCTGCCATTATATATCTAGCGGCTCTTTCATCGATTGATCCGACCCTCTACGAAGCAGCTCGCTGTGACGGAGCGAGCCGTCCTCAGCAACTCAAATACGTTACATTACCCGGAATTATCCCAACCATCATCATCATGTTCATCATTAAAGTAGGAAAAATCATCAGTATAAGCTTTGAACAGGTTCTATTGCTTCAAAATGACGTCATCCTTGATACATCCGAGGTTATCAGCACTCTTGTCTACAGGAGAGGTCTGGTAAACGCCGATTACAGTTACGCCACAGCTGTTGGACTGTTTGAAACCTTTGTCGCTCTGGTTCTTGTTCTCTCATCCAACGCCCTTGCAAGGAGAATGAAAAGTGAATCATACCTCTGGTAG
- a CDS encoding carbohydrate ABC transporter permease encodes MNHTSGSKTNQKMEIFWTTLIVVTIIAVCLIMLYPFLFTLSASVSDPKSVIRNQVSFFPKGPLSFEGYKILFKNERIWQGYANTIFYTIVGTMVNLALTILAAYPMSRVGFQGYRFINIFVALTMFISATGMMIPLYLVVRGMKLLDSRLAILIVFGAFPYYIILLRSFFQQMPEEMFEAARLDGASEFTLLLKIVLPLSGAALATIGLYYGINRWNGYFWAMIFLRDETKHPLQVVLRELIVLAAMGEEMDASLKRSNTNAEVIKYGAIVLATLPIAVIYPFIQKYFVKGAALGSVKG; translated from the coding sequence GTGAATCATACCTCTGGTAGTAAAACTAACCAGAAGATGGAAATCTTCTGGACCACACTGATTGTTGTAACCATTATCGCAGTCTGTCTGATCATGTTATATCCCTTTTTATTTACTCTTTCGGCTTCTGTTTCTGATCCTAAATCGGTCATACGAAATCAGGTTAGCTTTTTCCCGAAAGGCCCCTTGAGTTTTGAGGGCTATAAAATACTGTTTAAGAATGAAAGGATCTGGCAGGGATATGCCAATACAATATTTTATACGATTGTCGGAACCATGGTGAACCTTGCCTTAACCATCCTGGCAGCCTATCCCATGTCCCGAGTAGGATTTCAGGGCTACAGATTCATCAATATATTTGTTGCCCTGACAATGTTTATTTCAGCCACTGGGATGATGATCCCCTTGTACCTGGTCGTACGGGGCATGAAGCTTTTAGACTCAAGACTGGCGATACTGATCGTATTCGGAGCCTTCCCCTATTACATCATACTGCTGCGGTCTTTTTTCCAGCAGATGCCGGAAGAGATGTTTGAAGCCGCCCGTCTGGATGGGGCCAGTGAGTTTACACTCCTCCTTAAAATTGTCCTGCCTCTTTCGGGTGCCGCCCTGGCTACTATCGGACTCTATTATGGAATCAACAGATGGAATGGCTATTTCTGGGCCATGATTTTCCTGAGGGATGAAACAAAGCATCCACTTCAGGTTGTGTTGAGAGAACTGATTGTCCTGGCAGCCATGGGAGAAGAGATGGATGCCAGCCTGAAGCGCAGTAATACAAATGCAGAGGTTATAAAATACGGTGCTATTGTATTAGCCACTCTTCCCATTGCAGTCATCTATCCCTTTATACAGAAGTACTTTGTAAAGGGAGCGGCCCTTGGATCAGTAAAGGGATAA
- a CDS encoding extracellular solute-binding protein gives MKRLLLMPLLMVLTIGFLSAAGGQDNASSSDSSSDGKVKLEVWAAKAAELQVDTESLANWKAIEDATGVELNWDLIGTEVKDEQFNLIMTSGDLPDVMAYYEGKSGFSSVNRFGIEGAFLPLEDLIKENAPNLKAALLDDPKVRETILASDGNIYYIPMLSALNAARGWYIRYDWLEAVGKEVPTNTEELYDVLVAFKNEDPNGNGEADEIPMIFRRRGDDAFYNLGALAYAFDADPDWVIRNGKVAFGPSETQYLDYLNYIARLYKEDLIDEEILTRAGNPRNDLMGKNMAGAIHDWFASTAGLNDSLADEIPGFSLRHMAPPVGTVKKPFTRIQMSKVRGDGGWSISHSNPDPVATIKMMDFLFSAEGSKLVNFGVENDTYTVKGGKPVYTKKITSNPDTGFHESLVTNGMQWKIGMQQDIEYEKQFANVIATEARIDYMENYIIEEFPVLSFTEEEQMVIDDKYSQIKLYSAEMTARALVGAIAPSDFQKTFNELNNMSLNEVTKIYQTAYDRKFK, from the coding sequence ATGAAAAGATTATTACTAATGCCTTTGCTTATGGTTTTAACAATCGGGTTTTTGAGTGCAGCCGGAGGGCAGGATAATGCAAGTTCTTCTGACAGTTCTTCTGACGGTAAGGTAAAACTAGAAGTTTGGGCTGCCAAAGCGGCAGAACTGCAGGTAGATACTGAATCTCTTGCGAACTGGAAAGCGATTGAAGACGCCACCGGTGTAGAACTAAACTGGGATTTAATAGGTACAGAAGTTAAAGATGAACAATTCAATCTTATAATGACCTCAGGCGATCTGCCGGATGTAATGGCATACTATGAAGGGAAATCAGGATTCAGCTCTGTCAATAGATTCGGAATAGAAGGAGCCTTTCTTCCTCTTGAAGACCTGATCAAAGAAAATGCCCCAAACCTCAAAGCGGCACTGCTGGATGATCCCAAGGTAAGAGAGACAATTCTGGCTTCCGACGGCAATATTTACTATATCCCCATGCTCTCCGCTTTGAATGCAGCAAGAGGCTGGTACATTCGTTATGACTGGCTGGAAGCAGTTGGAAAAGAAGTGCCCACCAATACTGAAGAGCTCTATGATGTTCTTGTGGCCTTTAAAAATGAAGATCCAAACGGCAACGGAGAAGCCGATGAAATACCCATGATCTTCAGGCGCCGCGGGGATGATGCCTTCTACAACCTGGGAGCCCTGGCATACGCTTTTGATGCCGATCCAGACTGGGTTATCAGAAATGGTAAGGTTGCATTCGGACCATCCGAAACACAGTACCTTGATTACCTGAACTATATTGCCAGGCTCTATAAAGAAGATCTTATCGATGAAGAAATTCTGACCCGTGCAGGAAATCCCAGAAATGACTTGATGGGTAAAAATATGGCAGGGGCCATTCATGACTGGTTTGCCTCAACCGCAGGACTAAACGACTCTCTTGCTGATGAAATACCCGGTTTTAGCCTACGCCATATGGCTCCTCCTGTAGGAACAGTAAAAAAACCTTTCACCAGAATTCAGATGAGTAAGGTTCGTGGAGACGGAGGATGGTCCATTTCCCATTCAAATCCAGATCCCGTTGCTACAATTAAAATGATGGACTTTCTGTTCAGTGCTGAAGGCAGCAAACTTGTGAACTTCGGTGTTGAAAATGATACATACACTGTTAAAGGTGGAAAGCCTGTTTACACCAAAAAAATCACATCTAACCCGGACACAGGATTCCATGAATCACTGGTGACAAATGGAATGCAGTGGAAAATCGGTATGCAGCAGGACATCGAATACGAAAAACAGTTTGCCAATGTTATCGCAACAGAAGCCCGTATAGATTATATGGAAAACTACATCATTGAAGAGTTCCCTGTTCTCAGTTTTACAGAAGAAGAACAGATGGTGATCGATGATAAATACAGTCAAATTAAACTCTATTCAGCAGAAATGACTGCCAGAGCCCTGGTAGGAGCTATTGCTCCTTCTGATTTTCAAAAGACATTTAATGAGTTAAATAATATGAGCCTGAATGAAGTCACAAAGATTTATCAGACTGCTTACGATAGAAAATTTAAATAA
- a CDS encoding glycoside hydrolase family 88 protein produces the protein MKNKNLPNSKDLDEMISKILSVMDRTITIHGNRRPEIGRKTPDKGWHYTEPHYWTEAFWPGQLWLAYDHTKDKRFLTAARRHTPAFQKMLATPEWLHHDVGFLFLMSSVTDFSLTRDQAARARALRAADVLRSRFQWHGRYILAWNPKPENDAWNKVASGKMIIDSMENISLLYWAARESGETAYTDIATEHALTMQKHIIRDDGSTYHCFNFDPVTGKPAGGDTHQGWNIESCWSRGQAWAVHGFCQTYLNTKKREFLETACRLADYVILNLPEDKVPLWDFKIPPEAPQVRDSSAGAIICSGLLSIAQALKPIDKEKADYYWKAGMEMLSGLKKCCDICDDPEAQGFLGQGASHAKKGSYWSSAMLPYGDYYYLEAILRARGKSDFIWT, from the coding sequence GTGAAAAACAAAAATTTGCCGAACAGCAAGGATCTTGATGAAATGATCAGTAAGATACTTTCTGTCATGGATCGGACCATAACAATTCATGGAAACCGTCGTCCTGAGATAGGCAGAAAAACACCGGACAAAGGCTGGCATTATACAGAGCCCCACTACTGGACGGAAGCATTCTGGCCCGGACAGTTATGGCTGGCCTATGATCACACTAAAGATAAGCGCTTCCTGACGGCTGCCCGCAGGCATACACCGGCATTTCAGAAAATGCTCGCGACACCGGAGTGGCTCCACCATGATGTGGGTTTTTTGTTTCTGATGAGTTCAGTCACGGACTTTTCCCTGACCAGGGATCAGGCAGCCCGGGCCAGAGCCTTGAGAGCGGCAGATGTGCTGAGAAGCCGTTTCCAATGGCATGGCCGTTATATCCTAGCCTGGAATCCAAAGCCGGAGAATGATGCCTGGAATAAAGTAGCCAGCGGTAAGATGATCATCGACTCGATGGAAAACATTTCTTTGCTGTACTGGGCCGCAAGAGAGAGCGGTGAAACAGCCTATACTGATATAGCCACAGAACATGCACTGACAATGCAGAAGCATATAATAAGGGACGATGGAAGCACCTACCACTGCTTTAACTTTGATCCTGTAACCGGGAAACCTGCCGGAGGCGATACCCATCAGGGCTGGAACATAGAGTCCTGTTGGAGCCGGGGACAAGCATGGGCAGTTCATGGCTTTTGCCAGACCTACTTGAATACAAAAAAGAGAGAGTTTTTGGAGACAGCCTGCAGATTGGCAGATTATGTCATCCTGAACCTTCCTGAAGATAAAGTCCCCCTCTGGGATTTCAAGATTCCTCCGGAAGCACCCCAGGTCAGAGACTCTTCCGCCGGGGCCATTATTTGTTCCGGATTACTCAGCATAGCTCAGGCACTTAAGCCGATAGACAAGGAAAAAGCCGATTACTACTGGAAAGCGGGAATGGAAATGCTCAGCGGTCTGAAAAAATGCTGTGATATCTGTGATGATCCTGAGGCTCAGGGCTTTTTAGGCCAGGGAGCCAGTCATGCCAAAAAGGGGTCCTACTGGTCCTCTGCTATGCTCCCTTACGGAGATTATTATTACCTTGAAGCGATTTTGAGAGCCCGGGGAAAAAGCGATTTTATATGGACCTGA
- a CDS encoding glycoside hydrolase family 2 TIM barrel-domain containing protein, with protein sequence MLEIENTTDLNENWDFHKGDLGGIWESIRPVQAGDPEDSLLWEHASLPHCFNGADSVNSRVPYYQGYGWYRKDIHPVNPFPNGRVILHFEGAGQVSEVYIDDRKVAFHKGGYDEWSVDITDFLSREEQAPVRLSIRCSNARDLQIIPSNLSDFNIYGGLYRKVKLIYQPSIYVESLILTPRVIEKGEAAELTLSADLSQSTDRVKAVLEIRDPHGRCLISEPLESLRDKIQFKTILKKPELWSPENPNLYSCLLTISLEGEPKSQVYKDLFGCRYYSFEKHGPFFLNGRRLLLKGTHRHEDHAGMAAAMPDHLIEKEMKMIKSMGANFIRLGHYQQSRQVLQLCDSLGLLVWEEIPWCRGGLGGAEYQKMSHKLLENMIMQHYNHSSVILWGLGNENDWPGDFPDFNKIEIQNFMRQLHEKAHKLDDTRLTSIRRCDFCKEIPDVYSPSIWAGWYRGHYREYKQATLEHIKEVDHFLHVEWGASSHAGRFSEDPYEGLENLQTGVGTDERGCDASLYGGIARVSKDGSWSENYACDLFDWTLKEQETMPELSGTAFWPFKDFATPLRPKNPIPYVNQKGVVERDLTPKEAFYVVQSYWSDEPMIRIFGHKWSDRWGKDGELKEFRVYSNCNGVELFLNNQSLGVKKRDSRDFPAAGLRWQAELSFGRQTLRAVAQGDNIEDTLEFHYHGDDWESPSTLQVSQLQRDGREVSITIQVLDEKGEICLDFEEYVKFSLAGDGQLMDNLGTSQGSSKVQMCNGKSGIKIQAEENSAILAAICEKIPPLFIKI encoded by the coding sequence ATGTTAGAAATTGAGAATACCACTGATTTAAATGAGAATTGGGACTTTCACAAAGGGGACCTGGGGGGTATCTGGGAATCAATCAGACCCGTTCAGGCAGGAGATCCTGAGGATTCCCTACTATGGGAGCATGCCTCCCTACCCCACTGTTTTAATGGAGCCGACTCGGTAAATTCACGAGTTCCCTATTACCAGGGTTATGGCTGGTACCGAAAAGACATACACCCTGTCAATCCTTTTCCCAATGGCCGGGTCATCCTACACTTTGAAGGGGCCGGACAGGTCAGCGAAGTATACATTGATGACAGAAAAGTAGCTTTTCATAAGGGAGGTTACGATGAGTGGTCTGTGGATATCACAGATTTTCTGAGTCGTGAAGAACAAGCCCCGGTGAGACTGTCTATCCGCTGCAGCAATGCAAGAGATCTTCAAATTATTCCCTCGAATCTTTCTGATTTTAATATTTATGGAGGTCTATACCGTAAGGTTAAACTCATATATCAGCCCAGTATCTATGTAGAATCGTTAATTCTGACTCCCCGGGTCATTGAAAAAGGGGAGGCCGCAGAGCTCACTCTGTCAGCCGATCTGAGTCAATCGACTGACAGAGTAAAGGCAGTTCTGGAGATCAGAGATCCCCATGGGCGTTGCCTGATATCGGAACCTTTAGAATCACTGCGGGACAAGATTCAATTCAAGACCATCCTGAAAAAACCTGAACTATGGAGTCCTGAGAATCCTAATCTCTATAGCTGCCTTTTGACCATCAGCCTGGAGGGAGAACCAAAGTCACAGGTCTATAAAGATCTGTTTGGCTGCCGTTATTACAGCTTTGAAAAGCATGGTCCTTTTTTTCTGAACGGCAGAAGACTCCTCCTGAAAGGAACCCATAGACATGAGGATCATGCGGGTATGGCAGCAGCCATGCCGGATCATCTTATAGAAAAAGAGATGAAGATGATAAAATCTATGGGTGCAAATTTTATTCGTCTGGGTCATTACCAGCAGTCAAGACAAGTGCTTCAACTCTGCGACAGCCTGGGGCTCCTGGTCTGGGAAGAGATTCCCTGGTGCCGGGGCGGCCTGGGAGGAGCCGAATATCAGAAGATGAGTCATAAACTGCTTGAAAATATGATTATGCAGCACTACAACCACAGCTCTGTTATTCTATGGGGATTAGGCAATGAAAATGACTGGCCCGGAGATTTCCCTGACTTTAATAAAATAGAAATTCAAAACTTTATGAGACAGCTCCATGAAAAGGCTCATAAATTGGATGATACAAGACTGACATCTATTAGACGATGTGATTTCTGCAAAGAGATACCCGATGTCTATTCCCCTTCGATCTGGGCGGGGTGGTATAGAGGGCATTACAGAGAATATAAACAAGCCACTTTAGAACACATTAAAGAAGTGGACCATTTTTTGCATGTTGAATGGGGTGCATCAAGTCATGCCGGGCGATTCTCTGAAGATCCCTACGAAGGTCTTGAAAACCTTCAAACCGGTGTAGGAACTGATGAACGGGGCTGCGATGCCTCTCTGTATGGCGGGATAGCGCGAGTCTCAAAAGATGGCAGCTGGTCGGAAAACTACGCCTGTGATCTATTTGACTGGACCCTGAAAGAACAGGAAACAATGCCCGAGTTAAGCGGTACTGCTTTCTGGCCCTTCAAAGATTTCGCCACCCCCTTAAGACCGAAAAACCCTATCCCCTATGTCAATCAGAAGGGAGTTGTAGAGAGAGATCTGACACCCAAAGAGGCCTTCTATGTCGTGCAGTCCTATTGGTCGGATGAACCGATGATCCGGATTTTTGGTCATAAATGGTCTGACCGATGGGGAAAAGATGGAGAGCTCAAAGAGTTCCGAGTCTATTCTAATTGCAATGGAGTGGAATTATTCCTGAACAATCAAAGTCTGGGTGTAAAAAAAAGAGACTCCCGGGACTTCCCGGCAGCCGGTCTGCGCTGGCAGGCAGAGTTAAGCTTTGGAAGACAGACTCTGAGAGCCGTTGCTCAGGGCGACAATATTGAAGACACATTGGAGTTTCATTATCACGGTGATGACTGGGAAAGCCCTTCAACACTCCAGGTTTCTCAATTACAAAGAGATGGCCGGGAAGTCAGCATCACTATTCAGGTTCTTGATGAGAAGGGGGAAATTTGCCTGGACTTCGAAGAATATGTAAAATTCTCTCTGGCAGGGGACGGTCAGTTAATGGATAATCTCGGAACCTCTCAAGGTTCGTCAAAAGTCCAGATGTGTAACGGAAAATCGGGAATCAAGATTCAAGCAGAGGAAAATTCGGCTATTCTGGCTGCCATCTGTGAAAAGATCCCCCCTTTGTTCATTAAAATATGA